A section of the Phaseolus vulgaris cultivar G19833 chromosome 8, P. vulgaris v2.0, whole genome shotgun sequence genome encodes:
- the LOC137824378 gene encoding meiotic recombination protein SPO11-1 isoform X2, whose amino-acid sequence MEGKRRRLESESQAQSVILLMKIKEFTRALLTDLTNGRSPLILIDRFRSYCAVPDANCFCASDLPCGKEALTLRKKSHAHRLVVMLRVMLIVQKLLQENKHSSKRDIYYTYPSLFLDQSVVDQAINDTCILMQCSRHNLNVVSAGNGLIMGWIRFSEGERIFDCISSPNSVHPVPVLVEEVQDIISVAQYILVVEKESVFQRLGNDQFCNANHCIVITGRGYPDIPTRRFLRLLVENLRLPVYCLVDCDPYGFDILTTYRFGSMQMAYDTKHLRVPEIRWLGVFPSDSERYFVPKQCLLPLTAEDKRKGEAMLLRCYLEKEVPQWRLELKLMLQKGVKFEIEALSAHALSFLSDSYIPSKIERILESLASENRH is encoded by the exons ATGGAGGGAAAGAGGAGGAGGTTAGAATCGGAGTCACAAGCACAGAGCGTGATTCTTCTGATGAAAATCAAAG AATTCACTCGAGCTTTGCTCACAGACCTCACCAACGGACGCTCACCACTCATTCTCATCGATCGCTTCAGAAGCTACTGCGCCGTTCCTGACGCCAACTG CTTTTGTGCCTCCGATTTGCCGTGCGGAAAGGAAGCTCTCACACTCCGCAAGAAATCCCACGCGCACAGACTAG TTGTCATGTTGAGAGTGATGCTGATTGTTCAGAAACTTTTGCAAGAGAACAAGCACAGTTCCAAGAGAGACATTTATTACACGTATCCTTCTTTATTTTTGG ATCAGTCTGTGGTGGACCAAGCAATTAATGATACATGTATTCTTATGCAGTGCAGTCGCCATAACCTTAATGTG gTTTCAGCAGGGAACGG GTTAATTATGGGCTGGATAAGATTCTCCGAAGGAGAAAGGATATTTGACTGCATAAGTTCTCCTAACAGT GTCCATCCCGTTCCCGTTCTTGTTGAAGAAGTTCAAG ATATCATTAGTGTTGCGCAATACATATTAGTTGTGGAGAAAGAATCAG TTTTCCAAAGACTGGGAAACGACCAATTCTGCAATGCAAATCACTGTATTGTCATCACT GGAAGAGGCTACCCAGATATTCCTACAAGAAG GTTTTTGCGGCTTCTGGTAGAGAATTTGCGCCTGCCTGTTTATTGCTTGGTAGATTGTGATCCCTATGGCTTTGACATTCTCACCACTTACAGATTTGGCTCCATG CAAATGGCTTATGACACGAAACATCTTCGTGTCCCAGAGATACGCTGGCTTGGAGTTTTTCCTTCAGATTCAGAGAGATATTTTGTTCCAAAGCAGTGTCTCCTTCCTTTGACTGCTGAAG ACAAAAGAAAAGGTGAAGCCATGTTACTTAGATGCTACCTTGAAAAGGAGGTACCACAATGGAG GTTGGAGCTAAAGCTGATGCTGCAAAAAGGAGTGAAGTTTGAGATTGAAGCCTTATCTGCGCACGCACTTTCATTCTTGTCAGATTCTTACATCCCATCTAAAATTGAAC GAATTTTGGAAAGTCTTGCATCGGAGAACCGACACTAA
- the LOC137824433 gene encoding uncharacterized protein, giving the protein MEIQEQVLKFRYHFLGALLLCLTLFSLILMAPRFITLLAYFCPLFLSTALVLALVFVFAKTSPLPSSDATSLHSAGQGLLNYVAGHHDLPFDTRHNSD; this is encoded by the coding sequence ATGGAGATCCAAGAGCAGGTCCTGAAGTTCAGATACCATTTTCTCGGGGCACTTCTCCTCTGTTTGACGCTCTTCTCTCTCATACTCATGGCTCCAAGATTCATCACTCTCTTGGCCTATTTCTGCCCACTCTTCCTCTCCACTGCCCTAGTCCTCGCCCTTGTCTTCGTCTTCGCCAAGACTTCCCCCTTACCCTCCTCCGACGCCACTTCCCTCCACAGTGCCGGCCAAGGCCTCCTCAATTACGTCGCCGGCCACCATGACCTGCCGTTCGACACTCGCCACAACTCTGATTAA
- the LOC137824378 gene encoding meiotic recombination protein SPO11-1 isoform X1 produces the protein MEGKRRRLESESQAQSVILLMKIKEFTRALLTDLTNGRSPLILIDRFRSYCAVPDANCFCASDLPCGKEALTLRKKSHAHRLVVMLRVMLIVQKLLQENKHSSKRDIYYTYPSLFLDQSVVDQAINDTCILMQCSRHNLNVVSAGNGLIMGWIRFSEGERIFDCISSPNSVHPVPVLVEEVQDIISVAQYILVVEKESVFQRLGNDQFCNANHCIVITVSNLRKTLVSFATMFLYLNSILIQGRGYPDIPTRRFLRLLVENLRLPVYCLVDCDPYGFDILTTYRFGSMQMAYDTKHLRVPEIRWLGVFPSDSERYFVPKQCLLPLTAEDKRKGEAMLLRCYLEKEVPQWRLELKLMLQKGVKFEIEALSAHALSFLSDSYIPSKIERKLIM, from the exons ATGGAGGGAAAGAGGAGGAGGTTAGAATCGGAGTCACAAGCACAGAGCGTGATTCTTCTGATGAAAATCAAAG AATTCACTCGAGCTTTGCTCACAGACCTCACCAACGGACGCTCACCACTCATTCTCATCGATCGCTTCAGAAGCTACTGCGCCGTTCCTGACGCCAACTG CTTTTGTGCCTCCGATTTGCCGTGCGGAAAGGAAGCTCTCACACTCCGCAAGAAATCCCACGCGCACAGACTAG TTGTCATGTTGAGAGTGATGCTGATTGTTCAGAAACTTTTGCAAGAGAACAAGCACAGTTCCAAGAGAGACATTTATTACACGTATCCTTCTTTATTTTTGG ATCAGTCTGTGGTGGACCAAGCAATTAATGATACATGTATTCTTATGCAGTGCAGTCGCCATAACCTTAATGTG gTTTCAGCAGGGAACGG GTTAATTATGGGCTGGATAAGATTCTCCGAAGGAGAAAGGATATTTGACTGCATAAGTTCTCCTAACAGT GTCCATCCCGTTCCCGTTCTTGTTGAAGAAGTTCAAG ATATCATTAGTGTTGCGCAATACATATTAGTTGTGGAGAAAGAATCAG TTTTCCAAAGACTGGGAAACGACCAATTCTGCAATGCAAATCACTGTATTGTCATCACTGTAAGCAATCTTCGGAAGACATTAGTTTCTTTCGCAACAATGTTTCTTTATTTGAATTCTATCTTAATACAGGGAAGAGGCTACCCAGATATTCCTACAAGAAG GTTTTTGCGGCTTCTGGTAGAGAATTTGCGCCTGCCTGTTTATTGCTTGGTAGATTGTGATCCCTATGGCTTTGACATTCTCACCACTTACAGATTTGGCTCCATG CAAATGGCTTATGACACGAAACATCTTCGTGTCCCAGAGATACGCTGGCTTGGAGTTTTTCCTTCAGATTCAGAGAGATATTTTGTTCCAAAGCAGTGTCTCCTTCCTTTGACTGCTGAAG ACAAAAGAAAAGGTGAAGCCATGTTACTTAGATGCTACCTTGAAAAGGAGGTACCACAATGGAG GTTGGAGCTAAAGCTGATGCTGCAAAAAGGAGTGAAGTTTGAGATTGAAGCCTTATCTGCGCACGCACTTTCATTCTTGTCAGATTCTTACATCCCATCTAAAATTGAACGTAAGTTGATAATGTAG
- the LOC137824382 gene encoding uncharacterized protein — MDQLKNQNITTLAQSLKAHYYLLMFTQLFVSVSVCSFLFSPSCFLVFLHYFKFYFSTLPSQLFTHNIDKNNIFLLCNGLLVFVGITKSLSRSSSDDKPSTFIKDDGSQSQFSVMEASELMLQNTTAEKVKERENCAEAEVQENIEKIIVVDEGQEKGSNLLLKAEKNELDEETEQLDKGSEELDYILIEESIEEEEESSMLSTEELNKKFEDFIRKMKEDLRIEAQISHGLS; from the coding sequence ATGGATCAGCTTAAAAACCAAAACATAACAACCTTGGCTCAGAGCCTAAAAGCTCATTACTATCTACTTATGTTTACCCAATTATTCGTTTCAGTATCTGTGTGTTCCTTCCTCTTCTCACCTTCTTGCTTCCTTGTTTTTCTACATTACTTCAAATTCTATTTCTCCACACTCCCTTCCCAACTCTTCACACACAACATAGACAAGAACAACATTTTTCTCCTTTGCAATGGTCTCCTTGTTTTTGTTGGTATAACTAAATCTCTCTCCCGGTCTAGTTCTGATGATAAGCCTTCTACTTTTATTAAAGATGATGGTTCACAATCCCAGTTCTCAGTTATGGAGGCCAGCGAGTTAATGTTGCAGAACACTACAGCAGAGaaagtaaaagaaagagaaaattgtGCTGAAGCAGAAGTACAAGAAAACATAGAGAAGATCATTGTGGTAGATGAAGGACAAGAAAAAGGAAGTAACCTACTCTTGAAAGCAGAGAAGAATGAGCTAGATGAAGAAACTGAACAATTGGATAAAGGGTCAGAAGAACTTGATTACATTCTGATTGAAGAGAGCatagaagaggaagaagaaagcagTATGTTGAGCACAGAGGAGTTGAACAAAAAATTTGAAGATTTCATTAGAAAGATGAAGGAAGATCTAAGAATTGAAGCTCAAATTAGTCATGGTTTGAGTTAG
- the LOC137826394 gene encoding two-pore potassium channel 1 has protein sequence MANNDVKEPLLSGSLDETQKVKRQLNRRRLHRSRSAPHTEGVPSERQGKESTPQTASIFQNLHPNFKRVAIYLAVYLGVGALIFFLVRDQIKGTKTNGILDALYFTIVTMTTVGYGDLVPNSHLTKLFACAFVFSGMALIGITVSKAADYLVEKQELLIVKAMHMHQKVGLTGILRELETNKTRYKLFVVFFLLLILIIAGIIFLVTVEKLDVIDAFYCVCSTITTLGYGDKSFSTQAGRIFAVFWILTGTITLAQFFLYIAELNSEIRQKELVKWVLTRKVTNLDLEAADLDEDGSVGAAEFVIYKLKEMGKISEEDISLVMQEFEQLDVDDSGTLSTSDITLAQSS, from the exons ATGGCCAACAATGATGTAAAGGAGCCCTTGCTGTCAGGGTCACTGGATGAGACTCAAAAGGTTAAACGGCAGTTAAACAGGAGAAGGTTACACCGTTCTAGAAGTGCTCCACACACAGAAGGTGTTCCTTCTGAGAGACAAGGCAAAGAATCAACTCCTCAAACTGCATCCATATTTCAGAATTTACACCCAAATTTCAAAAGAGTGGCTATCTACCTCGCAGTATATTTAGGTGTAGGTGCTTTGATCTTCTTCCTTGTCAGGGACCAGATTAAGGGGACGAAAACAAATGGAATTCTTGATGCTTTATACTTCACAATTGTTACAATGACCACTGTTGGATATGGAGATCTTGTACCAAACAGCCACCTAACAAAACTATTTGCATGTGCCTTTGTTTTCTCTGGGATGGCATTGATTGGTATAACTGTAAGCAAAGCAGCAGACTACTTAGTTGAGAAACAGGAACTTTTGATAGTTAAAGCTATGCACATGCACCAAAAAGTTGGTTTAACTGGAATTTTAAGGGAGCTTGAGACCAACAAAACAAGATACAAACTTTTTGTAGTCTTTTTCCTCCTTTTGATTCTGATCATTGCGGGGATAATTTTTTTGGTCACTGTTGAGAAATTGGATGTTATTGATGCATTCTACTGTGTTTGTTCTACAATCACAACCCTTGGCTATGGAGACAAAAGTTTCTCAACTCAAGCAGGAAGAATATTTGCAGTGTTTTGGATATTGACAGGTACTATTACTTTAGCTCAGTTTTTCCTCTACATTGCAGAGCTAAACAGTGAAATCAGACAAAAGGAACTTGTGAAGTGGGTGCTTACAAGGAAAGTGACCAATTTAGATTTGGAGGCTGCAGATCTTGATGAGGATGGGAGTGTTGG GGCTGCTGAATTTGTTATATATAAGCTGAAAGAGATGGGGAAGATCAGTGAAGAAGATATATCACTTGTGATGCAGGAGTTTGAACAGCTAGATGTTGATGATTCTGGTACACTGTCAACTTCAGATATAACACTTGCTCAGTCATCTTAG